A genomic segment from Gracilinanus agilis isolate LMUSP501 chromosome 1, AgileGrace, whole genome shotgun sequence encodes:
- the LOC123230533 gene encoding zinc finger protein OZF-like encodes MPCLLPVRNLACHTGKLKHMTLWHLLNVGGIIVHRKELGDWKTRLETPKLGIFLDPSSQEKLPRDCTCISKLRESCECDAILESHQSNEEKCSQQAKIIQKNSFNSAIGHECNECGRNFSLVSVSSQQGEQIAKGLCKCNRHSKSFRLNFSPSKCNGNCSKKTYSVTDECEKSFSYHSDHVEYHIIHIGENPCECSESGNTIYHSSSITSNQKIHSQKNFDKCGEPYSQSIQVAEHQKINSRDKAYECHECRRTFAQSAHLARHERCHSVEKSYECNVCGKTFSRGAYLTEHQRIHTGEKPYECNECGKSFIRGTYLTLHQRTHTGEKPYECHECGKAFPQSVQLLGHQRIHTGEKPYECSYCGKTFRHSSSLNSHHRIHTGEKPYECNECGKAFKHSSSLTYHHRIHTGEKPYECKECGKTFPQSIQLIGHQRIHTGEKPYECNECGKAFSRKTQLTRHQRIHTGNKPYECNECGKAFCQKTQLTKHQRIHTGEKPYECHECGKSFRQRSHLTYHQRIHTGD; translated from the exons ATGCCTTGCCTTCTGCCCGTTAGGAATCTTGCCTGCCACACTGGCAAATTAAAACACATGACTCTATGGCACCTACTTAATGTG GGTGGCATTATTGTTCACAGAAAAGAACTTGGAG actGGAAAACAAGACTTGAAACCCCAAAGTTGGGCATTTTTTTGGATCCGTCATCCCAGGAAAAACTCCCAAGGGACTGTACCTGCATCTCCAAATTGAGAGAATCCTGTGAATGTGATGCTATATTAGAGAGTCATCAGAGCAATGAGGAGAAATGTTCTCAACAAGCAAAAATCATCCAAAAGAATTCTTTTAATTCAGCCATTGGCCacgaatgtaatgaatgtggcaGAAACTTTAGTCTAGTGTCAGTCTCTTCTCAACAGGGAGAACAAATAGCAAAGGGTCTCTGTAAATGCAACAGACATAGCAAGAGCTTCAGACTAAATTTCAGCCCAAGTAAATGCAATGGAAACTGCTCAAAGAAGACATATTCTGTGACTGATGAATGTGAGAAATCCTTCAGTTATCATTCTGACCATGTTGAATATCATATAATTCATATTGGAGAAAATCCTTGTGAATGTAGTGAAAGTGGGAACACCATATACCACAGTTCATCCATTACTTCAAATCAGAAAATTCATTCCCAAAAGAATTTTGATAAATGTGGGGAGCCCTATTCCCAAAGCATACAAGTTGCTGAGCATCAGAAAATTAATTCCAGAGACAAAGCTTATGAATGTCATGAATGTAGGAGAACTTTTGCTCAGAGTGCACATCTTGCTCGACATGAGAGATGTCATTCTGTCGAGAAATCTTATGAGTGCAATGTATGTGGGAAGACCTTCAGCCGAGGTGCATATCttactgaacatcagagaattcacactggggagaaaccttatgagtgtaatGAGTGTGGGAAGTCCTTCATCCGAGGCACTTACCTTACTCTACATCAAAGGactcatactggagaaaaaccttatgaatgtcatgaatgtggaaaggccttccCCCAGAGCGTACAGCTTCTtggacatcagagaattcatacaggagaaaaaccttatgaatgcagttACTGTGGGAAGACATTTAGACACAGCTCATCCCTTAATTCCCATCAcaggattcatactggagaaaaaccttatgaatgtaatgaatgtggaaaggccttcaaacATAGCTCTTCCCTTACTTACCATcatagaattcatactggagagaaaccttatgaatgtaaagaatgtgggaagACCTTCCCCCAGAGCATACAACTTATtggacatcagagaattcatacaggagagaaaccttatgaatgtaacgAATGTGGTAAAGCCTTTAGCCGGAAAACACAACTTACGCGACACCAGAGGATTCATACTGGAAACAAACCTTATGAgtgcaatgaatgtgggaaggccttttgTCAAAAGACCCAACTCACTAAACATCAacgaattcatactggagagaagccatATGAATGTCATGAATGTGGGAAGTCCTTCCGCCAAAGGTCACATCTTACTtaccatcagagaattcatactggagat